Proteins encoded together in one Streptomyces sp. NA04227 window:
- a CDS encoding DUF4193 domain-containing protein — MATDYDTPRKTDDDLNEDSIEELKARRNDKSTSTVDVDEFEAAEGLELPGADLSNEELAVRVLPKQQDEFTCMSCFLVHHRSQLAREKNGQPICRDCD, encoded by the coding sequence ATGGCAACCGATTACGACACGCCACGCAAGACCGATGACGACCTCAACGAGGACAGCATCGAAGAGCTGAAGGCGCGGCGGAACGACAAGTCCACCTCGACCGTCGACGTCGACGAGTTCGAGGCAGCGGAAGGGCTCGAACTGCCCGGCGCGGACCTGTCCAACGAAGAGCTGGCCGTCCGCGTGCTGCCCAAGCAGCAGGACGAGTTCACGTGCATGAGCTGCTTCCTGGTGCACCACCGCAGCCAGCTCGCGCGGGAGAAGAACGGCCAGCCGATCTGCCGCGACTGCGACTGA